In the genome of Gadus morhua chromosome 14, gadMor3.0, whole genome shotgun sequence, one region contains:
- the LOC115558664 gene encoding beta-1,3-galactosyltransferase 1 yields the protein MEHGGTSAVLGYGSCRRCFVLILIVAATIILYSTNRTDWGNEWKPKWLTFKKVLSDTNSTSMEIGNWELGIGNTTQLPQSSTALPAPVPYVSPGPYSVEYPYDYHFSINQPERCNQLRPFVVLIVPVGPENTAHRINIRNTWGNQNLLLQDKVVSLFFLLGHPSSAGNAAKIQQQVMEESKEYGDLLQSDFLDCYKNLTIKTMVMMEWLQTYCTNATYAMKIDSDMFLNVPNLISMLSTAKKENYLTGLVAHGAAVLRSKSTKWYLPPSAYPESQYPPYALGLGYVFSLDLPKKIVEASRHVRPVYIEDVYVGLCMRHLQIVPTDPPDYKFHVFPLKYNRCSFSRIIATTIKPSTDVQENWKDFSRPGPYC from the coding sequence ATGGAACACGGTGGGACGTCAGCTGTCTTGGGCTACGGCTCATGTCGTCGCTGCTTTGTGCTTATCCTCATCGTGGCGGCGACCATTATTTTGTACAGCACAAACCGAACAGACTGGGGAAATGAGTGGAAACCTAAATGGTTAACATTTAAAAAGGTCCTTTCTGATACAAACTCCACTTCTATGGAAATCGGGAATTGGGAATTGGGAATAGGGAATACCACCCAATTGCCCCAATCCTCAACCGCGTTGCCCGCACCAGTTCCTTATGTTTCTCCGGGGCCATATAGTGTGGAATATCCATATGATTACCACTTCTCTATAAACCAGCCGGAGAGATGCAATCAACTTAGGCCATTTGTGGTTCTGATCGTGCCAGTGGGACCAGAAAACACTGCTCATCGCATCAATATCCGCAACACTTGGGGAAATCAAAATCTATTGCTGCAGGATAAAGTGGTGAGTCTGTTCTTCCTGCTAGGTCACCCGTCATCAGCGGGAAACGCAGCAAAGATTCAGCagcaggtgatggaggagagcaaggaGTATGGGGACCTGCTTCAGAGTGACTTCCTGGACTGCTACAAGAACCTCACCATTAAGACCATGGTGATGATGGAGTGGCTGCAGACATATTGCACAAATGCCACCTACGCCATGAAGATTGATTCTGACATGTTCCTCAATGTGCCAAACCTGATCAGCATGCTGTCAACAGCCAAAAAAGAGAACTATCTGACCGGCCTTGTGGCCCACGGGGCTGCTGTTTTGAGAAGTAAGAGCACAAAATGGTACCTGCCGCCATCCGCTTACCCTGAGAGCCAATATCCACCTTACGCCCTGGGCCTGGGCTATGTCTTTTCATTAGACCTTCCCAAGAAGATTGTGGAGGCTTCCAGGCATGTTCGCCCAGTCTACATTGAGGATGTTTATGTGGGATTGTGTATGAGACACTTGCAGATTGTGCCCACCGACCCGCCAGATTATAAATTTCATGTGTTTCCTCTGAAGTATAACCGCTGCTCTTTCTCAAGGATTATAGCGACCACGATAAAACCCAGCACTGATGTGCAAGAGAATTGGAAAGACTTCTCGAGACCAGGTCCATACTGTTGA
- the LOC115558665 gene encoding potassium voltage-gated channel subfamily G member 4-like yields MPIISNANNDFSTYSSSSEDSSLDRFFTEIPETETIKGAYFQRARLLRAPEACHAVDPALQALVNVGGNRYAFPWSTLEQFPHSRLGRLRLCTSPAEIACLCDDYDDARKEFFFDRNPTAFRVVLNFLAAGKLRLLRELCAVALHDELDYWGVEPGHMERCCRRRMTTRVEEVAERERKEEEWRQRRSVLKKALPLEATGGYQRAIGVLREVMENPHSGPAGQAFACFSVVMVAITVISLCISTMPDLREEESKGECSQKCRNIFVVESICVAWFTLEFVLRFFNAQSKLAFLCSPLNIIDAIAILPYYVSLAVEVQEDTHLDAGNGRGYLDRLGLILRLLRALRILYVMRLARHSLGLQTLGLTMQRSMSEFGLLLLFVCVAVALFSPLVHLAESELAPLSATPPHQSFSSIPASYWWAIISMTTVGYGDMVPHSIPGQMVALTSILSGILIMAFPATSIFHTFSRSYQELKQEYERLWKEEKGAELSAQTEDDLSNIDFGPGHLKAPSGEDDNNMMSGTIQQATLPATAF; encoded by the exons ATGCCCATCATCAGCAACGCCAACAATGACTTCAGCACCTACTCCAGCAGCAGTGAGGACAGCAGCCTGGACCGCTTCTTCACCGAGATCCCAGAGACGGAGACCATCAAGGGCGCGTACTTCCAGCGTGCCCGGCTGCTCCGTGCGCCCGAGGCATGCCACGCCGTGGACCCCGCCCTGCAGGCGCTGGTCAACGTGGGGGGGAACCGCTACGCCTTCCCCTGGAGCACCCTGGAGCAGTTCCCCCACAGCAGGCTGGGCCGGCTGCGGCTGTGCACCAGCCCCGCGGAGATAGCGTGCCTCTGCGACGACTACGACGACGCCCGCAAGGAGTTCTTCTTCGACCGCAACCCCACCGCCTTCCGGGTCGTCCTCAACTTCCTGGCCGCCGGCAAGCTGCGGCTGCTGCGGGAGCTGTGCGCCGTGGCGCTCCACGACGAGCTGGACTACTGGGGCGTGGAGCCCGGACACATGGAGCGCTGCTGCCGGCGCCGCATGACCAcccgggtggaggaggtggccgAGCGGGAGcgcaaggaggaggagtggaggcaGCGGAGGAGCGTGCTGAAGAAGGCGCTACCCCTAGAGGCCACGGGGGGCTACCAGAGAGCGATAGGGGTGCTGCGGGAGGTCATGGAGAACCCGCACTCGGGCCCCGCGGGCCAGGCGTTTGCGTGTTTCTCCGTCGTCATGGTGGCCATCACCGTGATCAGTCTGTGCATCAGCACCATGCCTGATCTCAGAGAGGAAGAATCCAAG GGTGAATGCTCCCAAAAGTGTCGGAACATATTTGTCGTCGAGTCCATCTGCGTCGCCTGGTTCACCCTGGAGTTTGTGCTGCGGTTCTTCAACGCCCAGAGCAAGCTGGCCTTCCTGTGCAGCCCCCTCAACATCATCGACGCCATCGCCATCCTGCCATACTACGTGAGCCTCGCCGTGGAGGTCCAGGAAGACACGCATCTGGACGCCGGCAACGGTCGCGGTTACCTGGACAGACTGGGGCTGATTCTGCGCCTGCTGCGGGCCCTGAGGATCCTGTACGTCATGCGGCTGGCCCGCCACTCCCTGGGCCTGCAGACTCTGGGCCTTACCATGCAGCGCAGCATGAGCGAGTTCGGCCTGCTCCTGCTGTTTGTCTGCGTGGCCGTGGCTCTCTTCTCCCCGCTGGTCCACCTTGCCGAGAGCGAGCTGGCCCCGCTTTCCGCCACCCCGCCCCACCAGAGCTTCAGCAGCATCCCGGCGTCGTACTGGTGGGCCATCATCTCCATGACGACAGTGGGCTACGGCGACATGGTGCCGCACAGCATCCCCGGACAGATGGTGGCGCTAACTAGCATCCTGAGCGGGATCCTGATCATGGCGTTCCCGGCCACCTCCATCTTTCACACCTTCTCCCGCTCCTACCAGGAGCTCAAGCAGGAGTACGAGCGCTTGTggaaagaggagaagggagcGGAACTCAGTGCACAGACTGAAGACGATTTGTCTAACATTGATTTTGGTCCTGGCCATCTGAAGGCTCCGTCTGGAGAGGACGACAACAATATGATGTCAGGAACAATTCAGCAGGCAACTCTTCCAGCTACTGCATTCTGA